TATCGTAATATAGTGAAATTATGTATAAAATTGCACCAAGTGTACCAAAAATGTAACTTACTATAAACGTCGTTTTGTTTTTTGTAATAATACTACCAATAGTTATTACAATTAAAGCTATAAATATTATAACATAAATAAATTGTTTAATTATTTTTTCGTTTTTCATTTTTATCAACCTTTTCAACTTCTTTTAGCAGTTGCCGTATAGCATTATAAATACCAGATATAGCACCAAAAAACAGAAAAATAATTACAAATAATTTGTCTTTTTCAAAAATTTTATCTAACCATTTTCCAATAAAATAGCCTACTACGACATTACCTATTACCGTTGCTCCAAAAAGAGTTAAAAGATTTAATTTGTTTAATTCTTTTACGACATTGTCCTTTTTCATACTATAAAAATATCTCTTGGAAGACTACTTAAAACTTCACAGCCGCTTTCCGTGAGTAGAATATCGTCCTCGATTCTAATACCAAACTTGTTTGGCAAATAAATACCTGGTTCTACAGTTACAACGGAATTTGCTGGTAATTTTTCACTATTTAAATAACTTAATCTTGGCTCTTCATGTACTTCTAAGCCAATACCATGGCCTAATGAATGTCCAAAATATTCTCCATATCCTTCATTTTTAATGTGTTCTCTAGCAGCAAGGTCAATTTCAGCACCTGTTAAAGATGCCCTCGCAATTTCTATAGCTTTTTCTTGAGCTTTGTATACAACACTGTGAACTTTTTTGACTTCTTCAGAAGGTTCACCAATGCAGAATACTCTAGTTAAATCACTTGCGTATCCTTTGTAAAATGCTCCCCAGTCAACAACAACAGGTTCACCTTTTTCTATGGCTTTTTCGCTAGCTATTCCATGTGGAAGGGAACCACGCCATCCGGACGCAACGATTGTATCAAATGAAAATTTATCTCCACCAAGCATTTTAATTTGGTATTCAAGGTAAGCTGCAAATTCTTTTTCAGTCATACCAACTTTAACTATTTCCAGAGTTTTTTTGAAAGCTTCTTCTGCTATATGAATTGCCTTCCTTATTAATTCAATTTCCTCATCTGTTTTAACTGCTCTAAGTCTTAAAAGCTCTTGTGAGACATCTATAAATTCAACACCATCAAGATTATTGTTTAAATATTCCATTACTTTTGCTGATGTTTTATCTTTTTCAATTCCAACCTTTTTTGCTTTAATATCTTTTAGGAGTTCAACTATAAGATCTAAAAATTTTTTATCGCCTTTGAACTTTACAAGATCAAATTCTGACTCCAATTTTACTTGTTCCCAATATCTTGAATCAGTTACGATTATTCTTTTATCTTTTGAGAATATTACACCAGAAAAGCTTCCACTAAAACCAGAAATAAATCTTGTAGTCGGTTTGTTAGAGCCTTCAAAATTAAGAACTAATAAAGTATCTAATCCTTTTTCGTTTAGTAAATTTACTAAATTCATCATTTTCCCCCTTTCATTTTTCACTTGGTGTGCCTGGCGGGATTTGAACCCGCAACCTCTGGATCCGGAGTCCAGGGCTCTATCCAATTGAGCTACAGGCACTTACCTAAACTAATATAATTTTACCACCACTTTTTAAAAAATTCTTTCCATTTTTTTCAAATTCTTTTTTTGTAATGACTATATTATATTTTTTGTCAAGTGTATCGGGATTTGAATATGTAAAATTTCCAATACTTAAATGCAAAAAAGCTATTGAATAATCTTTAGTTAATGCGTCAGCTTTAATATTTTT
This DNA window, taken from Thermosipho africanus Ob7, encodes the following:
- a CDS encoding AtpZ/AtpI family protein, whose protein sequence is MKKDNVVKELNKLNLLTLFGATVIGNVVVGYFIGKWLDKIFEKDKLFVIIFLFFGAISGIYNAIRQLLKEVEKVDKNEKRKNN
- a CDS encoding M24 family metallopeptidase; protein product: MNLVNLLNEKGLDTLLVLNFEGSNKPTTRFISGFSGSFSGVIFSKDKRIIVTDSRYWEQVKLESEFDLVKFKGDKKFLDLIVELLKDIKAKKVGIEKDKTSAKVMEYLNNNLDGVEFIDVSQELLRLRAVKTDEEIELIRKAIHIAEEAFKKTLEIVKVGMTEKEFAAYLEYQIKMLGGDKFSFDTIVASGWRGSLPHGIASEKAIEKGEPVVVDWGAFYKGYASDLTRVFCIGEPSEEVKKVHSVVYKAQEKAIEIARASLTGAEIDLAAREHIKNEGYGEYFGHSLGHGIGLEVHEEPRLSYLNSEKLPANSVVTVEPGIYLPNKFGIRIEDDILLTESGCEVLSSLPRDIFIV